In Streptomyces sp. NBC_00483, a single window of DNA contains:
- the purL gene encoding phosphoribosylformylglycinamidine synthase subunit PurL, translating to MSLDTTENAAKTPDVELPWAELGLKKDEYERVVEILGRRPTGAELAMYSVMWSEHCSYKSSKVHLRQFGEKAPESDALLVGIGENAGVVDVGNGYAVTFKVESHNHPSYVEPYQGAATGVGGIVRDIIAMGARPVAVVDPLRMGAADHPDTKRVLPGVVAGIGGYGNCLGLPNIGGELVFDACYQGNPLVNAGAIGVMRHEDIHLAKASGTGNKVIMYGARTGGDGIGGASILASETFDDAKPSKRPAVQVGDPFQEKLLIECTLEAFAEKLVVGIQDLGAAGISCATSELASNGSGGMRVELDDVPLRDSTLSPEEILMSESQERMCAVVEPSKVDRFLEICEKWDVIATVIGEVTDGDRLEIFWHGEKIVDVDPRTVAHDGPVYERPLARPDWQDALQADDAGKLPRPSSGDELKDQVLKLVSSPNQASKKWITQQYDHFVQGNTVLAQPEDSGMIRIDEETGLGVAIATDGNGRFAKLDPYTGAQLALAEAYRNVATTGAKPLAVSDCLNFGSPEDPAVMWQFAEAIRGLADGCQQLGTPVTGGNVSLYNQTGEAAIHPTPVVAVLGVIDDVARRTPVAFQEEGQLLYLLGDTREEFGGSAWSQVIHEHLGGLPPVVDLERERLLGEILISASRDGMIDAAHDLSDGGLIQAVVESALLGGKGARLIVPEGLDAFTFLFSESAGRAVVSIPRSEELRFNDMCGARGLPVTRIGVVDGDVVDVQGEFAVSLDELREAFEGTIPALLA from the coding sequence ATGAGCCTCGACACCACAGAGAACGCCGCGAAGACTCCCGACGTCGAGCTGCCCTGGGCCGAACTCGGCCTGAAGAAGGACGAGTACGAGCGGGTCGTGGAGATCCTCGGCCGCCGTCCCACCGGCGCCGAGCTCGCCATGTACTCGGTCATGTGGTCCGAGCACTGCTCGTACAAGTCCTCCAAGGTCCACCTGCGCCAGTTCGGCGAGAAGGCCCCGGAGTCCGACGCGCTGCTCGTCGGCATCGGCGAGAACGCCGGCGTCGTCGACGTGGGCAACGGCTACGCCGTCACCTTCAAGGTCGAGTCGCACAACCACCCGTCGTACGTCGAGCCCTACCAGGGCGCGGCCACCGGCGTCGGCGGCATCGTCCGCGACATCATCGCGATGGGTGCCCGCCCGGTCGCCGTGGTCGACCCGCTGCGCATGGGCGCCGCCGACCACCCCGACACGAAGCGTGTGCTGCCCGGCGTCGTCGCCGGCATCGGCGGCTACGGCAACTGCCTGGGCCTGCCGAACATCGGCGGCGAGCTCGTCTTCGACGCCTGCTACCAGGGCAACCCGCTGGTCAACGCCGGTGCCATCGGCGTCATGCGGCACGAGGACATCCACCTCGCGAAGGCGTCCGGCACGGGCAACAAGGTCATCATGTACGGCGCCCGCACGGGCGGCGACGGCATCGGTGGCGCCTCGATCCTCGCCTCCGAGACCTTCGACGACGCGAAGCCGTCGAAGCGTCCGGCCGTGCAGGTCGGCGACCCCTTCCAGGAGAAGCTCCTCATCGAGTGCACCCTGGAGGCGTTCGCCGAGAAGCTCGTCGTCGGCATCCAGGACCTGGGCGCCGCCGGTATCTCCTGCGCCACCTCCGAGCTCGCCTCCAACGGCTCCGGCGGTATGCGCGTCGAGCTGGACGACGTACCGCTGCGCGACTCCACGCTCTCTCCTGAGGAGATCCTCATGAGCGAGTCGCAGGAGCGCATGTGTGCCGTGGTCGAGCCTTCGAAGGTCGACCGCTTCCTGGAGATCTGCGAGAAGTGGGACGTCATCGCCACCGTCATCGGTGAGGTGACCGACGGCGACCGCCTGGAGATCTTCTGGCACGGCGAGAAGATCGTCGACGTCGACCCGCGCACGGTCGCGCACGACGGCCCGGTCTACGAGCGCCCGCTCGCCCGCCCCGACTGGCAGGACGCGCTGCAGGCCGACGACGCGGGCAAGCTGCCGCGGCCGTCCTCGGGTGACGAGCTGAAGGACCAGGTCCTCAAGCTCGTCTCCTCGCCGAACCAGGCGTCGAAGAAGTGGATCACCCAGCAGTACGACCACTTCGTGCAGGGCAACACAGTCCTCGCGCAGCCCGAGGACTCGGGCATGATCCGAATCGACGAGGAGACCGGGCTCGGCGTCGCCATCGCGACGGACGGCAACGGCCGCTTCGCGAAGCTCGACCCGTACACGGGTGCGCAGCTCGCGCTCGCGGAGGCGTACCGGAACGTCGCGACGACCGGTGCCAAGCCGCTCGCCGTCTCCGACTGCCTGAACTTCGGTTCGCCCGAGGACCCGGCCGTCATGTGGCAGTTCGCCGAGGCCATCCGTGGCCTCGCCGACGGCTGCCAGCAGCTCGGCACCCCGGTGACCGGTGGCAACGTCTCGCTCTACAACCAGACGGGCGAGGCGGCGATCCACCCGACGCCGGTCGTCGCGGTCCTCGGTGTCATCGACGACGTGGCGCGGCGCACGCCGGTTGCCTTCCAGGAAGAGGGCCAGCTCCTCTACCTGCTCGGTGACACCCGCGAGGAGTTCGGCGGTTCGGCCTGGTCGCAGGTCATCCACGAGCACCTCGGCGGTCTGCCGCCGGTCGTCGACCTGGAGCGCGAGCGGCTGCTCGGCGAGATCCTCATCTCGGCCTCCCGCGACGGCATGATCGACGCCGCGCACGACCTGTCCGACGGTGGTCTGATCCAGGCCGTGGTCGAGTCGGCGCTGCTCGGGGGGAAGGGCGCGCGCCTGATCGTCCCGGAGGGCCTGGACGCGTTCACGTTCCTCTTCTCGGAGTCGGCGGGCCGTGCGGTCGTGTCGATTCCGCGCAGCGAGGAGCTCCGCTTCAACGACATGTGTGGGGCGCGCGGTCTGCCCGTCACCCGCATCGGTGTCGTGGACGGTGACGTGGTGGACGTCCAGGGTGAGTTCGCGGTCTCCCTCGACGAGCTGCGTGAGGCGTTCGAGGGCACGATTCCGGCGCTGCTGGCGTAA